A window of Oncorhynchus tshawytscha isolate Ot180627B linkage group LG10, Otsh_v2.0, whole genome shotgun sequence contains these coding sequences:
- the LOC121847579 gene encoding cytosolic phospholipase A2 zeta-like produces MLKQTDTPETVRLSHSINDEEIKYVKERKTLIKKWLKGQGIDCELEDVPNIALLGSGGGERAAVGMLGSLHQLGQDNLLGSLLYMCGVSGTTWCMSSLYSDPDWSLNKRCDEVIKKLKGPTVDLSKIVEWLKSRKGLNQEFNLTDFWGAFTASYYMKEMNTRCLSEEAHRNSNNPYPIYSAIELEHNKLDCTKGVWFEMTPHESGFSGLGAFVPTSCLGSQFDGGTLREKRKEMDMVLLQGICGSAIADGQRNNAEVVQIIWDLLGDDKTSIRQC; encoded by the exons ATGTTGAAACAAACAGATACTCCTGAG ACTGTGCGTCTGTCTCACTCCATCAATGATGAAGAGATAAAGTATGTGAAGGAGAGGAAGACTCTGATTAAGAAGTGGCTGAAAGGTCAGGGTATCGACTGTGAACTG gaggatGTTCCTAACATAGCGTTGCTGGGgtcaggtggaggagagagggcagcagTGGGCATGCTGGGATCTCTGCATCAGCTGGGACAGGACAACCTGCTGGGCAGCCTCCTCTATATGTGTGGGGTGTCAGGCACCAcctg gtgcatgtCATCCCTGTACAGCGATCCAGATTGGTCATTGAATAAGCGTTGTGATGAGGTGATAAAGAAGCTGAAGGGTCCTACAGTGGACTTGAGCAAGATTGTGGAGTGGCTGAAATCGAGGAAAGGACTAAACCAGGAATTCAACCTCACTGACTTCTGGGGTGCCTTCACTGCCTCCTATTACATGAAAGAG ATGAACACTCGCTGTCTCTCTGAAGAAGCTCACAGGAACAGCAACAACCCCTACCCCATCTACAGCGCCATAGAACTGGAGCACAACAAACTGGACTGCACTAAAG GGGTATGGTTTGAGATGACCCCCCATGAGAGTGGCTTCTCCGGATTGGGAGCTTTCGTCCCAACTTCCTGTCTTGGGAGCCAGTTTGATGGCGGGActctgagagagaagaggaaggaaatgGACATGGTTCTGCTGCAAG GTATCTGTGGGAGTGCCATTGCAGATGGGCAGAGGAACAATGCGGAGGTAGTACAAATTATCTGGGACTTACTGGGAG ACGATAAAACATCCATCAGACAATGTTAG